From Scylla paramamosain isolate STU-SP2022 chromosome 16, ASM3559412v1, whole genome shotgun sequence, one genomic window encodes:
- the LOC135107858 gene encoding alkylated DNA repair protein alkB homolog 8-like isoform X2: MSMENCRRDWNKVKKKITRCIAILQRDLPDIHISEYPTKHIFIGNAGLTTNADESSLVELITSVGCGLEALTLLPGKQYSFASFTSPEQARTVLMAAHGHLGVQGSISPVYMAYVDKVPMDPSPIKFRFPPGLSVLEDFVSPKEELLLMNLVDWGASPSSTAQGSVLKHRQVRHFGYEFQYSTNCVDKRQPLPQGMPPAIDFLLRRIVDRGCMPSLPDQLTINRYLPGQGIPPHVDTHSSFTDELLSLSLGGGVNMDFRYVGGSGSNSSTIEGSRDKPPHYVVYLPPRSLCVMTGPARYEWSHGICPRMTDVVASRNSVTGLQLLPRQERISFTFRKIRHGECSCQNASVCDSYGKEQKNSSKGESKRSTSPCDLPNDRSAARIEREHVLQVYDQIAEHFSVTRHKPWPQVLEFVLSLPQGSLLLDVGCGNGKYMGHNKQVFQVGCDTSFELMKICNNQGFEVLTSNCLQLPYRDSVFDAAVCIAVIHHLATEKRRLAAVREMVRVLNVGGRGLIYVWAMEQRRGEKKSTYLKQNKEGSVAAEMIKDQNSEEKALPNYHHDRCLQKVEMVRSGATSLPVHVNRTEFMQQDMLVPWKLKPPKKNESRCERRRCDRGCGMVHGSRSNRTQSSEPTVDSLQITNSCDVLASQENVRCDNCHSKSRKKIVCAETRPDQVFHRYYHVFKQGELESLCSQLNVKVIKSYYDEGNWCIIFQKSS, translated from the exons ATGAGCATGGAGAACTGCAGAAGGGACTGGAataaggtgaagaagaaaataacaagatgtATTGCTATACTTCAGAGGGATCTTCCAGACATCCACATATCAGAGTATCCCACCAAG CACATCTTTATAGGCAATGCTGGACTGACAACAAATGCTGATGAGTCTTCCTTAGTAGAGCTAATCACATCTGTCGGATGTGGTCTAGAGGCCCTCACGCTCTTACCAGGAAAACAGTACAGCTTTGCATCATTCACTTCCCCTGAGCAGGCCAGGACAGTACTGATGGCAGCTCATGGCCACCTGGGAGTGCAGGGGTCCATCTCCCCTGTGTACATGGCCTATGTTGACAAGG TACCAATGGACCCTTCACCCATCAAATTTAGGTTCCCACCTGGCCTGTCAGTCCTGGAAGATTTTGTCTCTCCAAAGGAGGAGCTGCTGCTGATGAACCTGGTTGACTGGGGTGCCTCACCATCCTCTACAGCTCAAG gaagtgtcttgaaacaccGTCAGGTTCGTCATTTTGGTTATGAGTTCCAGTATAGCACCAACTGTGTGGATAAGAGGCAACCGCTGCCCCAGGGAATGCCTCCAGCCATTGACTTTTTGCTTAGGAGAATTGTGGACCGAGGTTGCATGCCATCCCTGCCTGACCAGCTTACCATCAACAGATATTTACCTGGGCAAG GCATCCCACCCCACGTTGACACTCACAGCTCCTTCACGGACGAGTTGCTTTCCCTCAGCCTTGGAGGTGGTGTTAACATGGATTTTCGTtatgttggtggtagtggtagcaacagcagtactaTTGAAGGAAGCAGAGACAAGCCACCTCACTATGTGGTATATCTCCCCCCAAGATCACTTTGTGTTATGACTGGCCCAGCAAG ATATGAGTGGTCACATGGCATCTGTCCACGCATGACAGATGTAGTGGCCAGTAGGAATAGTGTCACGGGGCTCCAACTGCTGCCACGCCAGGAACgcatctccttcaccttcaggaAGATTCGGCACGGGGAATGTTCCTGCCAGAATGCCAGTGTGTGTGATTCTTATGGCAAGGAGCAGAAGA ACTCCAGCAAGGGTGAAAGTAAGCGGAGCACCTCCCCCTGTGACCTGCCCAATGACAGATCAGCTGCTCGGATTGAGAGGGAACATGTGCTGCAGGTGTATGACCAGATAGCAGAGCACTTCAGTGTCACTCGCCACAAGCCTTGGCCACAGGTTCTGGAG tttgtatTGTCCCTGCCCCAAGGCTCACTACTGTTGGATGTTGGTTGTGGCAATGGCAAGTACATGGGACACAACAAGCAGGTGTTCCAG GTGGGTTGTGATACAAGCTTTGAGTTGATGAAAATCTGTAACAATCAAGGTTTTGAAGTTTTGACCAGCAATTGCCTCCAGTTGCCATACCGGGATTCTGTATTTGATGCAGCTGTGTGTATTGCTGTAATTCACCATCTTGCAACTGAA AAACGGCGGCTTGCTGCTGTTAGGGAGATGGTGAGAGTGCTGAACGTGGGAGGACGTGGCCTGATCTATGTGTGGGCTATGGAGCAGCGGCGTGGGGAAAAGAAGTCAACTTACCTCAAGCAGAACAAGGAAGGCAGTGTTGCTGCGGAGATGATCAAGGATCAGAACAGCGAAGAAAAGGCATTGCCTAATTACCATCATGATAGATGTCTTCAAAAAGTTGAGATGGTTAGGTCTGGAGCCACCTCTCTTCCAGTCCATGTCAACCGCACTGAATTTATGCAGCAGGATATGTTAGTGCCATGGAAACTGAAACCTCCTAAGAAAAACGAGTCaaggtgtgagaggaggagatgtgaCAGAGGCTGTGGTATGGTTCATGGCTCCAGAAGTAACAGGACCCAGAGTAGTGAACCAACAGTTGACTCACTACAAATTACAAACAGTTGTGATGTCCTAGCTTCACAAGAGAATGTGAGATGTGATAATTGTCACTCCAAGTCCAGGAAAAAAATTGTCTGTGCTGAAACCAGACCAGACCAAGTCTTCCACAGGTACTATCATGTCTTTAAACAAGGAGAACTAGAATCATTGTGCAGTCAACTAAATGTCAAGGTTATTAAATCTTACTATGATGAAGGTAATTGGTGTATTATATTTCAAAAATCAAGTTGA
- the LOC135107858 gene encoding alkylated DNA repair protein alkB homolog 8-like isoform X1 — MSMENCRRDWNKVKKKITRCIAILQRDLPDIHISEYPTKHIFIGNAGLTTNADESSLVELITSVGCGLEALTLLPGKQYSFASFTSPEQARTVLMAAHGHLGVQGSISPVYMAYVDKVPMDPSPIKFRFPPGLSVLEDFVSPKEELLLMNLVDWGASPSSTAQGSVLKHRQVRHFGYEFQYSTNCVDKRQPLPQGMPPAIDFLLRRIVDRGCMPSLPDQLTINRYLPGQGIPPHVDTHSSFTDELLSLSLGGGVNMDFRYVGGSGSNSSTIEGSRDKPPHYVVYLPPRSLCVMTGPARYEWSHGICPRMTDVVASRNSVTGLQLLPRQERISFTFRKIRHGECSCQNASVCDSYGKEQKKVSVTCSFPSDSSKGESKRSTSPCDLPNDRSAARIEREHVLQVYDQIAEHFSVTRHKPWPQVLEFVLSLPQGSLLLDVGCGNGKYMGHNKQVFQVGCDTSFELMKICNNQGFEVLTSNCLQLPYRDSVFDAAVCIAVIHHLATEKRRLAAVREMVRVLNVGGRGLIYVWAMEQRRGEKKSTYLKQNKEGSVAAEMIKDQNSEEKALPNYHHDRCLQKVEMVRSGATSLPVHVNRTEFMQQDMLVPWKLKPPKKNESRCERRRCDRGCGMVHGSRSNRTQSSEPTVDSLQITNSCDVLASQENVRCDNCHSKSRKKIVCAETRPDQVFHRYYHVFKQGELESLCSQLNVKVIKSYYDEGNWCIIFQKSS, encoded by the exons ATGAGCATGGAGAACTGCAGAAGGGACTGGAataaggtgaagaagaaaataacaagatgtATTGCTATACTTCAGAGGGATCTTCCAGACATCCACATATCAGAGTATCCCACCAAG CACATCTTTATAGGCAATGCTGGACTGACAACAAATGCTGATGAGTCTTCCTTAGTAGAGCTAATCACATCTGTCGGATGTGGTCTAGAGGCCCTCACGCTCTTACCAGGAAAACAGTACAGCTTTGCATCATTCACTTCCCCTGAGCAGGCCAGGACAGTACTGATGGCAGCTCATGGCCACCTGGGAGTGCAGGGGTCCATCTCCCCTGTGTACATGGCCTATGTTGACAAGG TACCAATGGACCCTTCACCCATCAAATTTAGGTTCCCACCTGGCCTGTCAGTCCTGGAAGATTTTGTCTCTCCAAAGGAGGAGCTGCTGCTGATGAACCTGGTTGACTGGGGTGCCTCACCATCCTCTACAGCTCAAG gaagtgtcttgaaacaccGTCAGGTTCGTCATTTTGGTTATGAGTTCCAGTATAGCACCAACTGTGTGGATAAGAGGCAACCGCTGCCCCAGGGAATGCCTCCAGCCATTGACTTTTTGCTTAGGAGAATTGTGGACCGAGGTTGCATGCCATCCCTGCCTGACCAGCTTACCATCAACAGATATTTACCTGGGCAAG GCATCCCACCCCACGTTGACACTCACAGCTCCTTCACGGACGAGTTGCTTTCCCTCAGCCTTGGAGGTGGTGTTAACATGGATTTTCGTtatgttggtggtagtggtagcaacagcagtactaTTGAAGGAAGCAGAGACAAGCCACCTCACTATGTGGTATATCTCCCCCCAAGATCACTTTGTGTTATGACTGGCCCAGCAAG ATATGAGTGGTCACATGGCATCTGTCCACGCATGACAGATGTAGTGGCCAGTAGGAATAGTGTCACGGGGCTCCAACTGCTGCCACGCCAGGAACgcatctccttcaccttcaggaAGATTCGGCACGGGGAATGTTCCTGCCAGAATGCCAGTGTGTGTGATTCTTATGGCAAGGAGCAGAAGA AGGTATCAGTGACATGCTCCTTCCCATCAGACTCCAGCAAGGGTGAAAGTAAGCGGAGCACCTCCCCCTGTGACCTGCCCAATGACAGATCAGCTGCTCGGATTGAGAGGGAACATGTGCTGCAGGTGTATGACCAGATAGCAGAGCACTTCAGTGTCACTCGCCACAAGCCTTGGCCACAGGTTCTGGAG tttgtatTGTCCCTGCCCCAAGGCTCACTACTGTTGGATGTTGGTTGTGGCAATGGCAAGTACATGGGACACAACAAGCAGGTGTTCCAG GTGGGTTGTGATACAAGCTTTGAGTTGATGAAAATCTGTAACAATCAAGGTTTTGAAGTTTTGACCAGCAATTGCCTCCAGTTGCCATACCGGGATTCTGTATTTGATGCAGCTGTGTGTATTGCTGTAATTCACCATCTTGCAACTGAA AAACGGCGGCTTGCTGCTGTTAGGGAGATGGTGAGAGTGCTGAACGTGGGAGGACGTGGCCTGATCTATGTGTGGGCTATGGAGCAGCGGCGTGGGGAAAAGAAGTCAACTTACCTCAAGCAGAACAAGGAAGGCAGTGTTGCTGCGGAGATGATCAAGGATCAGAACAGCGAAGAAAAGGCATTGCCTAATTACCATCATGATAGATGTCTTCAAAAAGTTGAGATGGTTAGGTCTGGAGCCACCTCTCTTCCAGTCCATGTCAACCGCACTGAATTTATGCAGCAGGATATGTTAGTGCCATGGAAACTGAAACCTCCTAAGAAAAACGAGTCaaggtgtgagaggaggagatgtgaCAGAGGCTGTGGTATGGTTCATGGCTCCAGAAGTAACAGGACCCAGAGTAGTGAACCAACAGTTGACTCACTACAAATTACAAACAGTTGTGATGTCCTAGCTTCACAAGAGAATGTGAGATGTGATAATTGTCACTCCAAGTCCAGGAAAAAAATTGTCTGTGCTGAAACCAGACCAGACCAAGTCTTCCACAGGTACTATCATGTCTTTAAACAAGGAGAACTAGAATCATTGTGCAGTCAACTAAATGTCAAGGTTATTAAATCTTACTATGATGAAGGTAATTGGTGTATTATATTTCAAAAATCAAGTTGA
- the LOC135107858 gene encoding alkylated DNA repair protein alkB homolog 8-like isoform X3 translates to MYCYTSEGSSRHPHIRVSHQVPMDPSPIKFRFPPGLSVLEDFVSPKEELLLMNLVDWGASPSSTAQGSVLKHRQVRHFGYEFQYSTNCVDKRQPLPQGMPPAIDFLLRRIVDRGCMPSLPDQLTINRYLPGQGIPPHVDTHSSFTDELLSLSLGGGVNMDFRYVGGSGSNSSTIEGSRDKPPHYVVYLPPRSLCVMTGPARYEWSHGICPRMTDVVASRNSVTGLQLLPRQERISFTFRKIRHGECSCQNASVCDSYGKEQKKVSVTCSFPSDSSKGESKRSTSPCDLPNDRSAARIEREHVLQVYDQIAEHFSVTRHKPWPQVLEFVLSLPQGSLLLDVGCGNGKYMGHNKQVFQVGCDTSFELMKICNNQGFEVLTSNCLQLPYRDSVFDAAVCIAVIHHLATEKRRLAAVREMVRVLNVGGRGLIYVWAMEQRRGEKKSTYLKQNKEGSVAAEMIKDQNSEEKALPNYHHDRCLQKVEMVRSGATSLPVHVNRTEFMQQDMLVPWKLKPPKKNESRCERRRCDRGCGMVHGSRSNRTQSSEPTVDSLQITNSCDVLASQENVRCDNCHSKSRKKIVCAETRPDQVFHRYYHVFKQGELESLCSQLNVKVIKSYYDEGNWCIIFQKSS, encoded by the exons atgtATTGCTATACTTCAGAGGGATCTTCCAGACATCCACATATCAGAGTATCCCACCAAG TACCAATGGACCCTTCACCCATCAAATTTAGGTTCCCACCTGGCCTGTCAGTCCTGGAAGATTTTGTCTCTCCAAAGGAGGAGCTGCTGCTGATGAACCTGGTTGACTGGGGTGCCTCACCATCCTCTACAGCTCAAG gaagtgtcttgaaacaccGTCAGGTTCGTCATTTTGGTTATGAGTTCCAGTATAGCACCAACTGTGTGGATAAGAGGCAACCGCTGCCCCAGGGAATGCCTCCAGCCATTGACTTTTTGCTTAGGAGAATTGTGGACCGAGGTTGCATGCCATCCCTGCCTGACCAGCTTACCATCAACAGATATTTACCTGGGCAAG GCATCCCACCCCACGTTGACACTCACAGCTCCTTCACGGACGAGTTGCTTTCCCTCAGCCTTGGAGGTGGTGTTAACATGGATTTTCGTtatgttggtggtagtggtagcaacagcagtactaTTGAAGGAAGCAGAGACAAGCCACCTCACTATGTGGTATATCTCCCCCCAAGATCACTTTGTGTTATGACTGGCCCAGCAAG ATATGAGTGGTCACATGGCATCTGTCCACGCATGACAGATGTAGTGGCCAGTAGGAATAGTGTCACGGGGCTCCAACTGCTGCCACGCCAGGAACgcatctccttcaccttcaggaAGATTCGGCACGGGGAATGTTCCTGCCAGAATGCCAGTGTGTGTGATTCTTATGGCAAGGAGCAGAAGA AGGTATCAGTGACATGCTCCTTCCCATCAGACTCCAGCAAGGGTGAAAGTAAGCGGAGCACCTCCCCCTGTGACCTGCCCAATGACAGATCAGCTGCTCGGATTGAGAGGGAACATGTGCTGCAGGTGTATGACCAGATAGCAGAGCACTTCAGTGTCACTCGCCACAAGCCTTGGCCACAGGTTCTGGAG tttgtatTGTCCCTGCCCCAAGGCTCACTACTGTTGGATGTTGGTTGTGGCAATGGCAAGTACATGGGACACAACAAGCAGGTGTTCCAG GTGGGTTGTGATACAAGCTTTGAGTTGATGAAAATCTGTAACAATCAAGGTTTTGAAGTTTTGACCAGCAATTGCCTCCAGTTGCCATACCGGGATTCTGTATTTGATGCAGCTGTGTGTATTGCTGTAATTCACCATCTTGCAACTGAA AAACGGCGGCTTGCTGCTGTTAGGGAGATGGTGAGAGTGCTGAACGTGGGAGGACGTGGCCTGATCTATGTGTGGGCTATGGAGCAGCGGCGTGGGGAAAAGAAGTCAACTTACCTCAAGCAGAACAAGGAAGGCAGTGTTGCTGCGGAGATGATCAAGGATCAGAACAGCGAAGAAAAGGCATTGCCTAATTACCATCATGATAGATGTCTTCAAAAAGTTGAGATGGTTAGGTCTGGAGCCACCTCTCTTCCAGTCCATGTCAACCGCACTGAATTTATGCAGCAGGATATGTTAGTGCCATGGAAACTGAAACCTCCTAAGAAAAACGAGTCaaggtgtgagaggaggagatgtgaCAGAGGCTGTGGTATGGTTCATGGCTCCAGAAGTAACAGGACCCAGAGTAGTGAACCAACAGTTGACTCACTACAAATTACAAACAGTTGTGATGTCCTAGCTTCACAAGAGAATGTGAGATGTGATAATTGTCACTCCAAGTCCAGGAAAAAAATTGTCTGTGCTGAAACCAGACCAGACCAAGTCTTCCACAGGTACTATCATGTCTTTAAACAAGGAGAACTAGAATCATTGTGCAGTCAACTAAATGTCAAGGTTATTAAATCTTACTATGATGAAGGTAATTGGTGTATTATATTTCAAAAATCAAGTTGA
- the LOC135107858 gene encoding alkylated DNA repair protein alkB homolog 8-like isoform X4, producing the protein MDPSPIKFRFPPGLSVLEDFVSPKEELLLMNLVDWGASPSSTAQGSVLKHRQVRHFGYEFQYSTNCVDKRQPLPQGMPPAIDFLLRRIVDRGCMPSLPDQLTINRYLPGQGIPPHVDTHSSFTDELLSLSLGGGVNMDFRYVGGSGSNSSTIEGSRDKPPHYVVYLPPRSLCVMTGPARYEWSHGICPRMTDVVASRNSVTGLQLLPRQERISFTFRKIRHGECSCQNASVCDSYGKEQKKVSVTCSFPSDSSKGESKRSTSPCDLPNDRSAARIEREHVLQVYDQIAEHFSVTRHKPWPQVLEFVLSLPQGSLLLDVGCGNGKYMGHNKQVFQVGCDTSFELMKICNNQGFEVLTSNCLQLPYRDSVFDAAVCIAVIHHLATEKRRLAAVREMVRVLNVGGRGLIYVWAMEQRRGEKKSTYLKQNKEGSVAAEMIKDQNSEEKALPNYHHDRCLQKVEMVRSGATSLPVHVNRTEFMQQDMLVPWKLKPPKKNESRCERRRCDRGCGMVHGSRSNRTQSSEPTVDSLQITNSCDVLASQENVRCDNCHSKSRKKIVCAETRPDQVFHRYYHVFKQGELESLCSQLNVKVIKSYYDEGNWCIIFQKSS; encoded by the exons ATGGACCCTTCACCCATCAAATTTAGGTTCCCACCTGGCCTGTCAGTCCTGGAAGATTTTGTCTCTCCAAAGGAGGAGCTGCTGCTGATGAACCTGGTTGACTGGGGTGCCTCACCATCCTCTACAGCTCAAG gaagtgtcttgaaacaccGTCAGGTTCGTCATTTTGGTTATGAGTTCCAGTATAGCACCAACTGTGTGGATAAGAGGCAACCGCTGCCCCAGGGAATGCCTCCAGCCATTGACTTTTTGCTTAGGAGAATTGTGGACCGAGGTTGCATGCCATCCCTGCCTGACCAGCTTACCATCAACAGATATTTACCTGGGCAAG GCATCCCACCCCACGTTGACACTCACAGCTCCTTCACGGACGAGTTGCTTTCCCTCAGCCTTGGAGGTGGTGTTAACATGGATTTTCGTtatgttggtggtagtggtagcaacagcagtactaTTGAAGGAAGCAGAGACAAGCCACCTCACTATGTGGTATATCTCCCCCCAAGATCACTTTGTGTTATGACTGGCCCAGCAAG ATATGAGTGGTCACATGGCATCTGTCCACGCATGACAGATGTAGTGGCCAGTAGGAATAGTGTCACGGGGCTCCAACTGCTGCCACGCCAGGAACgcatctccttcaccttcaggaAGATTCGGCACGGGGAATGTTCCTGCCAGAATGCCAGTGTGTGTGATTCTTATGGCAAGGAGCAGAAGA AGGTATCAGTGACATGCTCCTTCCCATCAGACTCCAGCAAGGGTGAAAGTAAGCGGAGCACCTCCCCCTGTGACCTGCCCAATGACAGATCAGCTGCTCGGATTGAGAGGGAACATGTGCTGCAGGTGTATGACCAGATAGCAGAGCACTTCAGTGTCACTCGCCACAAGCCTTGGCCACAGGTTCTGGAG tttgtatTGTCCCTGCCCCAAGGCTCACTACTGTTGGATGTTGGTTGTGGCAATGGCAAGTACATGGGACACAACAAGCAGGTGTTCCAG GTGGGTTGTGATACAAGCTTTGAGTTGATGAAAATCTGTAACAATCAAGGTTTTGAAGTTTTGACCAGCAATTGCCTCCAGTTGCCATACCGGGATTCTGTATTTGATGCAGCTGTGTGTATTGCTGTAATTCACCATCTTGCAACTGAA AAACGGCGGCTTGCTGCTGTTAGGGAGATGGTGAGAGTGCTGAACGTGGGAGGACGTGGCCTGATCTATGTGTGGGCTATGGAGCAGCGGCGTGGGGAAAAGAAGTCAACTTACCTCAAGCAGAACAAGGAAGGCAGTGTTGCTGCGGAGATGATCAAGGATCAGAACAGCGAAGAAAAGGCATTGCCTAATTACCATCATGATAGATGTCTTCAAAAAGTTGAGATGGTTAGGTCTGGAGCCACCTCTCTTCCAGTCCATGTCAACCGCACTGAATTTATGCAGCAGGATATGTTAGTGCCATGGAAACTGAAACCTCCTAAGAAAAACGAGTCaaggtgtgagaggaggagatgtgaCAGAGGCTGTGGTATGGTTCATGGCTCCAGAAGTAACAGGACCCAGAGTAGTGAACCAACAGTTGACTCACTACAAATTACAAACAGTTGTGATGTCCTAGCTTCACAAGAGAATGTGAGATGTGATAATTGTCACTCCAAGTCCAGGAAAAAAATTGTCTGTGCTGAAACCAGACCAGACCAAGTCTTCCACAGGTACTATCATGTCTTTAAACAAGGAGAACTAGAATCATTGTGCAGTCAACTAAATGTCAAGGTTATTAAATCTTACTATGATGAAGGTAATTGGTGTATTATATTTCAAAAATCAAGTTGA